A region from the Plutella xylostella chromosome 8, ilPluXylo3.1, whole genome shotgun sequence genome encodes:
- the LOC105385623 gene encoding 4-hydroxyphenylpyruvate dioxygenase-like, translated as MSKGSGEGRVVNFDHLVFWVANANTASSYFVSRLGFRPLAVREPTPERPVLSRAVRLNKITIIFDSPTSPAPHPITEDLSAHGDFVKDVSFAVEALDALVAAAEAGGARVLKGVTEEADEDGVVRFAVLQTYGDNTHTLIDRSKYNGVFLPGYRAVADDDVLNEILSSTKLEYIDHVEGNMEDGTLESSVAWYERNLNMQRFWCVDYKHDLVPYSCINSASVINKEETVLLSMNEAAKGLRPSSKATDFVKALGSSGVEHIALYTDDIIATMRALKSRGADILVFPDTYYDIIRDKLQHSSLNVAEGVDTLKECHVLIDFDERGYMLQAFTKHLQARPTVFIEIIQRRNHRGFGAMNYKWVFEAIELQDSKKITE; from the exons ATGTCGAAGGGTAGCGGCGAAGGGAGGGTGGTCAATTTTGATCATCTCGTTTTTTGGGTGGCTAACGCGAATACG GCATCGAGTTACTTCGTGTCCCGGCTGGGGTTCCGTCCGCTGGCAGTGCGGGAGCCCACGCCCGAACGCCCCGTGCTGTCCCGGGCTGTGAGGCTTAATAAG ATAACAATCATCTTCGATTCGCCAACCTCTCCCGCCCCGCACCCCATCACCGAAGACCTGTCAGCCCACGGGGACTTCGTGAAGGACGTGTCGTTCGCGGTGGAAGCTCTTGACGCGCTGGTAGCGGCGGCCGAGGCCGGCGGGGCGCGGGTGCTGAAAGGAGTCACGGAGGAGGCCGATGAAGACGGGGTAGTCAGGTTTGCTGTTTTGCAGACG TACGGAGACAACACCCACACTCTCATCGACCGTTCCAAGTACAACGGGGTGTTCCTGCCGGGGTACCGCGCCGTGGCGGATGACGACGTACTCAATGAAATACt ATCGTCGACGAAGCTGGAATACATAGATCACGTTGAAGGCAACATGGAAGACGGTACCCTGGAGTCATCCGTAGCTTGGTATGAGAGGAACCTCAATATGCAGAG ATTTTGGTGTGTGGACTACAAGCACGACCTGGTCCCGTACTCCTGCATCAACTCCGCATCCGTAATCAACAAAGAAGAGACGGTCCTT CTATCCATGAACGAAGCAGCCAAAGGCCTGCGCCCATCAAGCAAGGCTACAGACTTCGTGAAAGCACTAGGCTCTTCAGGAGTCGAACACATAGCGTTGTACACTGACGACATTATTGCCACA ATGCGAGCTCTAAAGTCCCGGGGCGCCGACATCCTAGTGTTCCCGGACACCTACTACGACATCATCCGGGACAAGCTACAACACTCGTCTCTGAACGTGGCCGAGGGTGTGGACACTCTCAAAGAATGCCACGTGCTGATCGACTTCGATGAACGAGGGTACATGCTGCAAGCGTTTACGAAGCACTTGCAGGCGCGGCCCACTGTCTTCATCGAGATTATACAGAGGAGGAATCACAGG GGATTTGGTGCTATGAACTACAAGTGGGTTTTTGAAGCTATTGAACTGCAGGACTCGAAAAAGATTACCGAATAG
- the LOC105385622 gene encoding 4-hydroxyphenylpyruvate dioxygenase, giving the protein MTSYTDKGKKPENGKFVAFDHLTFWVSNAKQAASYYVTRFGFEPLAYRGLETGSRQTSAYAVRLNKIVFVLQAQYEPEETAFAKEVAFHGDFVKDIAFTVENLDYIVEYAKKQGAKVVKDIWEEKDENGVVRMAVLKTYGDNTHTLIDRSKYKGSFLPGYQLLPADPIKKFLPKVEINFIDHVVGNQPDHQMEAAASWYERCLQFHRFWSVDDKQVCTEYSALRSVVMANYEETVKLPINEPAEGKKKSQIQEYVEYHGGAGVQHIALNTEDIISAVENLRARGVEFLSIPSKYYTLIREQLKHSAVRVAESVDELERLNILIDYDEEGYLLQIFTKNTQDRPTLFIEVIQRRNHNGFGAGNFKTLFESLELEQEKRGNL; this is encoded by the exons ATG aCATCATACACAGACAAGGGAAAGAAACCAGAAAACGGAAAATTCGTAGCATTCGACCACCTCACCTTCTGGGTTTCCAACGCGAagcaa GCAGCCAGTTACTATGTGACGAGGTTTGGGTTCGAGCCTCTGGCCTACCGGGGCCTGGAGACTGGGTCCAGGCAGACATCGGCGTATGCTGTGCGTTTGAATAAG ATAGTGTTCGTCCTCCAAGCCCAGTATGAGCCTGAAGAGACGGCTTTCGCCAAGGAGGTGGCGTTCCACGGGGATTTCGTGAAAGATATTGCATTTACCGTGGAGAACCTCGACTACATCGTAGAATACGCCAAGAAGCAAGGCGCCAAAGTCGTTAAGGACATTTGGGAAGAAAAGGACGAGAATGGCGTCGTCCGAATGGCTGTGTTGAAAACT TACGGCGACAACACACACACGTTGATAGACAGATCAAAATACAAGGGGTCTTTCTTACCTGGATACCAACTGCTGCCAGCAGATCCAATCAAAAAGTTCTT ACCAAAAGTGGAGATAAACTTCATAGACCACGTAGTGGGCAACCAACCGGATCACCAGATGGAGGCGGCGGCCTCCTGGTACGAGCGCTGTCTGCAGTTCCACAG ATTCTGGTCAGTAGACGACAAGCAGGTCTGCACAGAATACTCCGCTCTCCGCTCTGTCGTGATGGCGAACTACGAGGAGACCGTCAAACTGCCCATCAACGAGCCAGCTGAAGGGAAGAAGAAGAGCCAGATCCAGGAGTACGTGGAGTATCACGGGGGAGCTGGAGTGCAGCATATTGCGCTGAACACTGAGGATATTATTAGTGCT GTAGAAAACCTGCGCGCTCGCGGCGTGGAATTCCTCTCCATTCCTTCCAAATACTACACCCTGATCCGGGAACAACTCAAGCACAGTGCGGTGAGGGTCGCAGAGAGTGTGGATGAACTGGAGCGCCTCAACATCCTCATTGACTATGATGAGGAGGGGTACCTGCTGCAGATCTTTACCAAGAACACGCAGGACCGGCCCACGTTGTTTATTGAGGTTATTCAGCGGAGGAATCATAAT GGTTTTGGAGCTGGAAACTTCAAGACACTGTTCGAATCCCTCGAGTTGGAACAAGAGAAACGAGGAAACCTATGA